Within Sander vitreus isolate 19-12246 chromosome 23, sanVit1, whole genome shotgun sequence, the genomic segment CTGTCCAGGTTGTCGCTGGCGTACACGTTGGCTCCGAACTCCATCAACAGCTCGATCATGTCCACCATTTCCACTCGTGCTGCATGGTGCAGAGCTATCTCGTGGAACTTCACTGAGTTCACATTGGCACCTGCAGGAAGTTAAGATAAGCTGAGGCCTGTTTGTTTGGATGTAAATGATGTAAATGTTTGTGCAGACCTTGAAACTTTGATTGCCCTCATACAGTGCTAATAGTAATAGATGACAATAAATCCTGCATTCTCATTCTGTTTGCTTGCTGAtgtattttctttgtcttaaaGATACCAAACATGAACTTTATTGTAATTTTGTCATCAGTTCCTTTAGAGCAACGGACTCATTTTAAAGCTGTCAATCTGCACTGACACTGACAACGATCATAAGTAAGAAATGCATCATAAAAGAGGCACAGAGAACCTaatacagtggttcccaaagtggcgTCCAGGGACCCCCAGAGGTCCTTGAGGAGGTTCCAGTAAAAAgagaaatcatttatttttttattaaagattattttttgggctttttccacctttaattgataggacagctaggtgagaaaggggagagagaggggggaagacatgcaggaaattgtcacaggtcggactcaaaccctagacctctgcgtcgaggcataaaccttgaagtatatgtgcgcctgctctacccactgatccaaccctgGCCAGAATGTATGACTACTTTGGTCATCGGTTTCACACACTtataataaaaagtaataaaacattgaaaagcaAAAATCAGATGGAGGACCCTGGGACAAACTCTTGGCAGTCTACTTTGTgccagtttaggggtccttgatgtgaaaaggtttgggaaccactgccctaATAGACCAGAATCAATATGTTGCTTACtgctgtggatttttttttaaagtcatacCATTAGGATATAAACTTAGGAAAACATTTCTAAACAAGTTTCTACCTTACAATATaatcttttttaaaaacagtCCCTGCAAGTTACATTTTATAATGTACTAACCTAAGTGAATACCAGAGGCTGTTTGGGAAGGTTTTTTAAACCCCTGTTAAATATCCCCTCCCATCCAACGACAGCTTGTGCTATGAAAAAACAAATCACCATGGAGTGTTGCCGAGGACCCCGACTACTTTTTGAACTATCTGGTGCAACAGCCTGCAGGCCTCTTTTCTGGGTATAGCCAAAGGACAATGTGAGAAAAGTAGGAAATGAGTGGGAAAAGCAGAATTAAATGTGGTAGGTTAAGAGAAAGAACatcagtttgaaaatgaaatgacagcCGTTCAACACTTTATCGCATAATAATACAGACATCTCAAATTATTCTTTACCACACTTTCTGACCTGCAGCCTTCCTGCTGACCTGCATGAAGCAGCTCCTTGACACAGTCCAAGTGTCCTTTAGCACAGGCGATGTGGAGTGGGGGACCAAAGTGGACGTCATACGCCTCCAGCTGGGCACCGCTGGCTATCATCAGCCTCACTACTTCAACATTACCTGAGAGGAAGGTGAAGTTTTACACACAGTGAAGAGGTCTGATGGggtatagtctcgcattgccagaccttcctccacaccgctgcggaggagggtctggctagtccacacagcattccaggatgggagaaaaacgtgctctggttcattggcatttctttaaaccaatcacaatcgtctttggcAGCGCTAAGTGCCAGACAGAGccgcggtgctgctgcaaaatagcctcaggaaggaacttgttttggtggaacgtgtacattcaaaagtagttttagtcgtgcaacagaaaactcagattggacagatagtctagctagctgtctggatttaccctgcagagatctgaggagcagttaaccatagtcctcacaaatccaccagagtttagaatgccaacacaaagaaagaggaaggtgacggacatctggccgaaaatgaaAGATATCTGGCGGAGTTTtcagcggcacctgaacaatcccggaaattaaACTTTGTCTAATTGCTGCTGAATATTTACCTTGTATGCAGGCCTCGTGGAGCGGCGAGGCGGTGAGAGCTGTGAGGGAAGGGTTAACTTTGGCTCCGTACTCCAGAAGCAGCTTGACACACTCCAGGCTGCCAGAAGCACAGGCGTTACACAGAGGAGTGCTCCCATGGATGGTCCGTACATCCACCTGGAACAACCGGAGAAACTAttcccattttattttttccatatgtcatggaaaaactcaggagcagcttgACTTCTGGATACGTTAAGAAGGTTCGggagactttttatgacttacaCTGCAGGGTTTCCACCAGAAAAGTTGTTAGGCCCtagtggcaagtgtctttttattTGACAAGGGCACACCTGGGATCAGacccagactgatggcagcattcaTGTacagcccaatagtttctgtgataacagaatcatggacggactcacaaaattgagaatttaaaaaagctataagacagattccatagggcTCTAGATAATCTAAAAGCTGtaagtttccaaccgagccgCCCCACTATaactagtttaaaaaacgtcttaaaaaaacatgttaaccCAGGGGCTTAGGCCTGGTAGGGGGCAACTTAGGCtcggtgggccaccaggcttgcaatacactggggggaACCCCACGCAGAAGCGTCTAATAAACCCTTGATCGAAAAGATGTGTCATCGTGTAATTGTTGTCTCTGGGAAGTATGCTAAAGTGTTTGAGGCCCCTTTACAAACCACCAGAAGGAGACAGTCCAGGAACACAAcatctacagacacacacacatattcatacaTGAACACGTTTGGTTATTAGAGTATGGCCGATTAGATATTCTCGTCCCCTGACCTGATGTTATCTAAGTTTTCCCTTTTGTCTCATCTTCCCACAACATGGTGTATCTGGCAATTCCACCACACCACACACCTTTAGGTTATGGGTTGTAAATTGACTGGCACGTTACACTTACTGGGAACTATCACAATGTGAAAAGTAAGTAGACATAATACCATAAACACCTGTATGATCTAAATCATTTTTCTGTGTGTCAGAGAGGTGTTGACCCAAATCCATGGTAACTTTTGAGACGTACGTTGCTTCACAAACCTCACAAAGGTACTATTTATTCTGTATTACATTGCATCACCTTATACCAGTGTTTGTGATAAGGTGTCCCAATTTATTTGagcatttttatttcttcataACTACACAAGTCAGGTTTGGTCCTCCATAGATGGTGGTAGACCAGAGCTTATTCCCCCGGAGACTTTTTGCTTTCTCCCCTCGCAGATTTGGCGGTTCAGGTGAGACCTGGATCGGTTttggcagctgctgctgtggtcctgctcgacaccctgcactgctacagctattatttctagtcatagttctgtTAACTTTATTGTTGCTATAAGTGTAGTCTCGCTACAGCGAGACTAAGACCtgtgtgatttgacactataaataaaattgaattacatTGGTAGAACCATAAGGGGGGGGGTTATGATCATCCCACCTGGGCTCCAGCCTCCAGCAGCAGCCGGGCACAGTTTGGATGAGCCTGTATGCAGGCTTCATGGA encodes:
- the asb13a.1 gene encoding LOW QUALITY PROTEIN: ankyrin repeat and SOCS box protein 13a.1 (The sequence of the model RefSeq protein was modified relative to this genomic sequence to represent the inferred CDS: inserted 1 base in 1 codon; substituted 1 base at 1 genomic stop codon), giving the protein MDVTAARRSFLCDIGFWADRTALHEAASHGRALQLKQLIESGASVNVVTVDNITPLHEACIQAHPNCARLLLEAGAQVDVRTIHGSTPLCNACASGSLECVKLLLEYGAKVNPSLTALTASPLHEACIQGNVEVVRLMIASGAQLEAYDVHFGPPLHIACAKGHLDCVKELLHAGANVNSVKFHEIALHHAARVEMVDMIELLMEFGANVYASDNLDRKPVRDXNRDNLAHENLXVLSTGNPLSLQQLCRITVRLRLGTKASEAIGQLDISHRIHSFLQYCDHPASLQRDT